A window of the Lolium perenne isolate Kyuss_39 chromosome 7, Kyuss_2.0, whole genome shotgun sequence genome harbors these coding sequences:
- the LOC127317202 gene encoding UDP-glycosyltransferase CGT-like: protein MPTSGDLPLPHVVLLPSAGMGHLVPFSRLVVALSPSCDVSLAAVLPTVSSAESAHLDALFAAFPAVRRLDFPLAPFDASEFPASADPFFLRFEAMRRSAPLLLGSILAGAAASALVTDIALASVVIPVAKDLHLPCYVLFTASAAMLSLCVHFPAYLDANAGGPVGDVDIPGVYRIPKASVPQALHDPNHLFTRQFVANGRVLARSDGVLVNSFDALEPEPIAALQDGSVATGFPPVFSVGPLAPVSFPSGEPAKNQPPYMRWLEAQPARSVVYVSFGSRKAISRDQLRELAAGLEASGHRFLWVVKSTVVDRDDDADLSEMLGEGFLERVQGRAMVTKGWVEQEEVLKQESVGLFVSHCGWNSVTEAAAGGLPVLAWPRFGDQRVNAGVVARSGLGVWVDRWSWEGDEGMVSREEIAEKVNALMADEAARKKVVGLRDSAAKAVADGGTSYRNLAEFVQRCRDESVS from the coding sequence ATGCCGACCTCCGGCGACCTGCCACTCCCTCACGTGGTCCTCCTCCCGAGCGCCGGGATGGGCCACCTCGTCCCGTTCAGCCGCCTCGTCGTGGCGCTCTCCCCCAGCTGCGACGTCTCGCTGGCCGCCGTGCTCCCCACAGTGTCCTCCGCCGAGTCCGCGCACCTGGACGCCCTCTTCGCCGCGTTCCCCGCCGTCCGCCGCCTCGACTTCCCCCTGGCTCCCTTCGACGCGTCCGAGTTCCCCGCCAGTGCCGACCCCTTCTTCCTCCGCTTCGAGGCCATGCGCCGGTCCGCGCCGCTCCTCCTCGGCTCCAtcctcgccggcgccgccgcgtcCGCGCTCGTCACCGACATCGCGCTCGCGTCCGTGGTCATCCCGGTGGCCAAGGACCTCCACCTCCCCTGCTACGTCCTCTTCACCGCCTCCGCCGCCATGCTCTCCCTCTGCGTCCACTTCCCCGCCTACCTCGACGCCAACGCCGGCGGTCCCGTCGGCGACGTCGATATCCCCGGCGTGTACCGCATCCCCAAGGCCTCCGTCCCGCAGGCGCTGCACGACCCCAACCACCTCTTCACCCGCCAGTTCGtcgccaacggacgcgtgctcgcGAGGTCCGACGGCGTCCTGGTCAACTCATTCGACGCGCTCGAGCCGGAACCCATTGCGGCTCTGCAGGATGGCTCCGTCGCCACCGGGTTCCCTCCGGTGTTCTCCGTCGGGCCACTCGCCCCAGTGAGCTTTCCGTCAGGCGAGCCGGCCAAGAACCAACCACCTTACATGCGGTGGCTGGAGGCGCAGCCGGCGCGGTCGGTGGTGTACGTGAGCTTCGGCAGCCGCAAGGCCATCTCCAGGGACCAGCTCCGGGAGCTCGCCGCCGGGCTGGAGGCGAGCGGGCACCGGTTCCTGTGGGTGGTGAAGAGCACCGTGGTGGACAGGGACGACGACGCCGACCTCAGCGAGATGCTCGGCGAAGGGTTCCTGGAGCGCGTGCAGGGGCGGGCGATGGTGACCAAGGGCTGGgtggagcaggaggaggtgcTGAAGCAGGAATCCGTCGGGCTGTTCGTCAGCCACTGCGGCTGGAACTCGGTgacggaggcggcggccggcgggtTGCCGGTGCTGGCGTGGCCGAGGTTCGGGGACCAGCGGGTGAATGCCGGCGTGGTGGCGCGCAGCGGGCTCGGCGTGTGGGTGGACAGGTGGAGCTGGGAGGGGGACGAGGGGATGGTGAGTCGGGAGGAGATCGCGGAGAAGGTGAACGCGCTAATggcggacgaggcggcgaggAAGAAGGTAGTGGGCTTGCGGGATTCCGCCGCTAAGGCGGTCGCCGACGGCGGCACAAGCTACCGGAATTTGGCCGAGTTCGTGCAACGGTGCCGGGATGAAAGCGTCagctag